A single Leguminivora glycinivorella isolate SPB_JAAS2020 chromosome 25, LegGlyc_1.1, whole genome shotgun sequence DNA region contains:
- the LOC125239190 gene encoding solute carrier family 2, facilitated glucose transporter member 1-like, whose protein sequence is MAGMNLRLAFAVVSSACWSAFQHGYSTGVLNAPQMVMSRWLQFDALSGTNLTMKATEEPKVATIWSVAVSVYCVGGMIGGMLTGVIADRFGRKGGLLLNNALVFVSAAFQGTAKVANSAELLILGRLVIGINSGLNAGLAPLYLSEISPVSLRGSIGTVYQLVITISILLSQGLGLPSVLGTEEGWPWLLAVCAIPAVIQSVTLPLCPESPKYLLLNKGRELHAQEALNWLRGDVAVHGEMEEMHQEAEKNKVSKKVTLRELFGNRQLRQPLLIAMTVMVAQQLSGINAVMFYSTDIFSQASLKPPYSQYATLGTGAMNVLMTVVSLVLVEIAGRKTLLLVGFSGMFISSVLLLAAMLHVTSIAWMPYACIALVILFVVMFAVGPGSIPWFLVTELFNQSSRPAAASVAVTVNWAANFLVGLTFLPLQLVIKAYVFVIFAIFQLLFIIFISMKVPETKNKTVEEVTAMFRQQL, encoded by the exons GGAATGAACCTGCGGCTGGCGTTTGCCGTGGTCTCCTCAGCCTGCTGGTCGGCCTTCCAACACGGATACAGTACTGGCGTCCTCAATGCACCACAAATG gTGATGTCCCGATGGCTACAATTCGACGCTCTGTCAGGCACCAACCTAACTATGAAAGCTACAGAGGAACCGAAGGTGGCCACCATCTGGTCTGTCGCAGTGTCTGTCTACTGTGTTGGAGGCATGATAGGGGGCATGCTGACCGGCGTTATTGCTGACAG ATTTGGCCGAAAAGGGGGGCTGCTGCTCAACAACGCCCTCGTGTTTGTGTCAGCCGCGTTCCAGGGGACGGCAAAGGTAGCCAATTCTGCGGAACTTCTTATACTTGGACG ATTAGTCATCGGCATTAACAGCGGCCTGAACGCGGGTCTAGCTCCCTTGTACTTGTCCGAAATATCACCAGTGTCTCTTCGAGGATCG ATCGGCACAGTCTACCAGCTAGTCATCACAATCTCCATTCTCCTCTCGCAAGGGCTCGGCTTGCCCTCAGTCCTCGGAACGGAGGAAGGCTGGCCTTGGCTGCTCGCCGTCTGCGCTATACCGGCCGTCATACAGAGCGTGACGTTACCACTGTGTCCTGAGTCTCCGAAGTACTTGCTGTTGAATAAAGGAAGGGAACTACATGCGCAGGAAG CTCTAAATTGGCTAAGGGGTGACGTAGCTGTTCACGGCGAAATGGAAGAAATGCACCAG GAGGCGGAAAAGAACAAAGTGAGCAAGAAAGTCACACTCCGCGAGCTCTTCGGCAACCGCCAGCTAAGGCAACCGCTCCTCATCGCCATGACAGTCATGGTTGCCCAGCAGTTGTCTGGCATAAACGCTGTTATGTTCTATTCTACTGACATCTTCTCTCAGGCTAGCCTTAAGCCTCCTTATTCACAGTATGCTACTTTGG GCACAGGAGCCATGAACGTTCTGATGACCGTAGTGAGCTTGGTATTGGTGGAGATAGCTGGCAGGAAGACGCTACTCCTCGTCGGGTTTAGCGGCATGTTCATCAGCTCTGTATTGTTACTAGCGGCAATGTTACATGTG ACGTCAATCGCATGGATGCCGTACGCGTGCATCGCTTTGGTGATTCTCTTCGTGGTCATGTTCGCCGTGGGACCCGGCTCCATACCCTGGTTCCTTGTCACTG AGCTGTTCAACCAATCGTCGAGGCCTGCGGCTGCGTCAGTGGCTGTCACAGTCAACTGGGCGGCCAACTTCCTAGTTGGCCTCACTTTCCTCCCACTTCAA TTGGTGATAAAAGCGTACGTGTTCGTAATTTTCGCGATCTTCCAACTTCTATTCATCATCTTTATCAGCATGAAGGTTCCAGAAACGAAGAACAAGACCGTTGAAGAGGTCACCGCCATGTTTAGGCAACAACTGTGA